In a single window of the Larimichthys crocea isolate SSNF chromosome XVII, L_crocea_2.0, whole genome shotgun sequence genome:
- the s1pr4 gene encoding sphingosine 1-phosphate receptor 4: protein MNVLSSLTSASSCPHIYHLPSYPDNTTTTTGISHVILRHYNHTGRLQNRTISNTQNNISASMAVFLFISILIILENLVVLMAVMSRIRHSQRWVYVCIANITLSDLLTGTAYVVNICLSGSQTFRLTPALWLFREGMLFVALSASIFSLLLIAVERYTTMIKLTPHKSARKSYYRIFALVALCWVFALVLGFLPLLGWNCVCSLEGCSTLLPLYSKTYIFFSLVIFFVILLAIGALYSAIYCHVHKSAQFSPPRSRNRSLALLKTVITIVGVFMLCWGPLFLLLLVDFFCVSRQCALLLSADFCICLAVLNSGLNPIIYTLGSSDIRKAIVELLCCCCLKSGLLEKFTSKETSSTSGSRRDSLRNSFSKIRNLSVASPPSTPNKSRRGPKKYRLSSTTSCLSVSSG from the coding sequence ATGAatgtcctctcctccctcacgTCGGCCTCCTCGTGCCCCCACATCTACCACTTACCCAGTTACCCAGACAACACCACTACCACAACTGGAATCAGCCATGTGATTCTGCGGCATTACAACCACACTGGCCGCCTGCAGAACAGGACCATCTCAAACACCCAGAACAACATCAGTGCATCCATGGCcgtcttcctcttcatcagtATTCTCATCATCCTGGAGAATCTGGTAGTCCTGATGGCCGTCATGTCCCGCATCCGCCACAGCCAGCGCTGGGTTTACGTCTGCATTGCCAACATCACGCTCAGTGACCTCCTCACCGGCACTGCCTATGTGGTGAATATCTGTTTGTCTGGTAGCCAAACGTTTCGCCTCACCCCGGCACTGTGGCTCTTCAGGGAAGGAATGCTGTTTGTGGCCCTGTCAGCTTCCATATTCAGTCTGTTGCTGATTGCCGTAGAGCGTTACACCACCATGATAAAGCTAACGCCACACAAGTCAGCCAGAAAGAGTTACTACAGGATCTTTGCCTTGGTAGCACTCTGTTGGGTCTTTGCGCTGGTGCTTGGCTTTCTCCCCCTGCTGGGTTGGAACTGTGTGTGCAGCCTGGAAGGATGCTCCACCCTCCTGCCTCTCTACTCCAAGACCTACATCTTTTTCTCGCTCGTCATCTTCTTTGTCATCCTCCTGGCTATTGGCGCACTCTACAGTGCCATCTACTGCCACGTACACAAGAGTGCACAGTTTAGTCCTCCGCGTAGTCGTAACCGCTCCTTGGCTCTGCTTAAAACTGTGATCACCATTGTTGGGGTCTTTATGCTTTGCTGGGGGCCACTGTTCCTGCTGTTATTGGTGGATTTCTTCTGTGTCTCCCGTCAGTGTGCATTGCTGTTAAGTGCTGACTTTTGCATCTGCCTTGCTGTCCTCAACTCTGGCTTGAACCCCATCATCTACACCCTGGGAAGCAGTGATATAAGGAAGGCTATCGTtgagctgctgtgctgctgctgcctgaagTCTGGCCTCCTGGAGAAATTCACATCCAAGGAGACCAGCAGCACCTCGGGGAGCAGGAGGGACAGTCTGAGGAACAGTTTTAGCAAGATCAGAAATCTGAGCGTGGCCTCCCCACCATCAACGCCTAACAAGTCTCGCAGGGGACCCAAAAAATATAGGCTGAGCTCGACAACCAGCTGCCTGTCAGTTTCAAGTGGTTAA